A part of Zonotrichia leucophrys gambelii isolate GWCS_2022_RI chromosome 7, RI_Zleu_2.0, whole genome shotgun sequence genomic DNA contains:
- the LOC135450255 gene encoding baculoviral IAP repeat-containing protein 5.1-like, with amino-acid sequence MEQLLQELSSASKLLIDYKEMYEYENRLKTFTKWPFQEGCKCTPENMAKAGFIHCPSASEPDTAKCFFCLLELVDWEPNDDPWEEHTKRRTCDFLALPKHFDDLTVEEYYMLELTRLKTFIREVGNRTINAFEEEVAATRQRLVNYFGSGASLPAPPPVEDEPAGQEPGGSASGPKEPTTSEL; translated from the exons atggagcagctgctgcaggagctcagctcagcttcCAAGCTCTTAATTGACTACAAGGAGATGTATGAGTATGAGAACCGTCTGAAAACCTTCACCAAGTGGCCCTTCCAGGAAGGCTGCAAGTGCACTCCAGAGAAT ATGGCAAAGGCTGGCTTCATCCACTGCCCAAGTGCAAGTGAACCAGATACagcaaaatgtttcttttgcttGTTAGAACTGGTGGACTGGGAACCAAATGATGACCCATG GGAGGAACACACCAAACGTCGCACCTGTGACTTTTTAGCCCTTCCCAAGCACTTTGATGATCTGACAGTGGAGGAATACTACATGCTGGAGCTGACACGGCTGAAGACCTTCATT CGCGAAGTTGGCAACCGCACAATAAACGCTTTTGAAGAAGAAGTCGCGGCGACGAGGCAGAGGCTGGTGAATTACTTCGGCTCCGGGGCCTCGCTGCCGGCACCGCCGCCTGTCGAGGATGAGCCTGCAGGCCAGGAGCCGGGAGGCTCAGCCTCCGGCCCCAAGGAGCCCACGACAAGTGAGCTGTGA